From Cellulophaga lytica DSM 7489, a single genomic window includes:
- a CDS encoding TonB-dependent receptor — translation MKNFIAILLLLTGIGSIQAHELKGTIVSNNNTPIEGVSVYNQTTGNYTYSNTSGYFKLNNVSLNDVVFFYNLGYATKEITITEKHLNTTVKISLTESAVSLDQVVLVSNVNTLSTFLNVDVKTNPVKSSQEILRKVPGLIIGQHAGGGKAEQIFLRGFDIDHGTDVAISVDGLPVNMVSHAHGQGYADMHFIIPETIDNIDFGKGPYYANVGNFNTAGYVNLKTKKKLDNNLLSVEAGQFNSLRAVSMLKLLDEEQNNMYLASELVLTDGVFDSPQNFNRINLMGRYNYNNYDDQEFTITASHFQSKWDASGQIPQRAVDQGLIGRFGAIDDTEGGKTSRSNLWFNHTKQFNDHESLTSKAFVSKYDFELFSNFTFFLEDPVNGDQIKQKESRSIFGAESVYAHNYHFNKDNSQLKLEAGVGFRYDDVNDVELSHTANRQTTLETYALGDIDEVNMYSFVNATYKKNRWTINPGLRLDYFKNDYIDKLQATYTSLSEDKVFVSPKLNFIYAASPSVQLFLKSGIGFHSNDTRVVTANNGKEILPAAYGNDLGVILKPSSKLVINAALWSLFLEQEFVYVGDAGVVEPSGKTQRYGVDLGFRYNINPNLYLYSDANYAYARSTEEADGEDYIPLAPSLTAAGGVTFKNLGKFSGGLNYRYVKDRPANEDNSIVADGYFVSDFNISYNTKNWTYGVIIENLFDTEWNESQFATETRLFNEDNPIDEIHFTPGTPFFLKAKVSVTF, via the coding sequence ATGAAAAATTTTATAGCAATACTACTGCTCTTAACAGGTATTGGCAGTATACAAGCACACGAGTTAAAAGGTACAATAGTATCTAACAACAACACACCTATAGAAGGTGTTAGTGTGTACAACCAAACAACAGGTAATTACACCTACTCTAATACATCTGGTTATTTTAAATTAAATAATGTTTCTTTAAATGACGTTGTTTTCTTTTACAATCTAGGGTACGCAACAAAAGAAATTACAATTACAGAGAAACACTTAAACACTACTGTAAAAATTAGTTTAACAGAAAGTGCTGTGTCTTTAGACCAAGTAGTTTTGGTTTCTAATGTTAATACCTTAAGTACATTTTTAAATGTAGATGTTAAAACAAATCCTGTAAAGTCATCACAAGAAATTTTACGTAAAGTTCCTGGACTAATTATTGGTCAGCATGCTGGTGGTGGTAAAGCAGAACAAATATTTTTACGCGGGTTTGATATTGACCACGGTACAGACGTTGCCATAAGCGTAGATGGCTTACCAGTAAATATGGTATCTCATGCACACGGACAAGGTTATGCAGATATGCACTTTATTATACCAGAAACTATAGATAACATAGATTTTGGCAAAGGCCCTTATTACGCAAATGTTGGTAATTTTAACACTGCGGGTTATGTTAACTTAAAAACCAAGAAAAAATTAGACAACAATTTACTATCTGTAGAAGCCGGACAGTTTAACAGCTTACGTGCAGTAAGTATGCTTAAGTTGTTAGATGAAGAACAAAATAATATGTATTTAGCTTCTGAGCTTGTACTTACAGATGGTGTTTTTGATTCTCCTCAGAATTTTAATAGAATTAATCTAATGGGACGTTATAACTATAATAATTATGACGATCAAGAATTTACTATTACAGCTAGTCATTTTCAAAGTAAATGGGATGCTTCTGGTCAAATACCTCAGCGTGCGGTAGACCAAGGTTTAATTGGTAGGTTTGGCGCTATAGATGATACTGAAGGTGGTAAAACTAGCAGGTCTAACCTATGGTTTAATCACACCAAACAATTTAATGATCACGAGTCTCTTACTTCAAAGGCATTTGTATCTAAGTACGACTTTGAGTTGTTCTCTAACTTTACCTTCTTTCTAGAAGACCCTGTAAATGGAGATCAAATAAAACAAAAAGAGTCTCGTAGTATTTTTGGAGCAGAATCTGTTTACGCTCATAATTATCACTTTAATAAAGATAACTCACAGTTAAAATTAGAAGCTGGTGTTGGTTTTAGGTATGATGATGTTAATGACGTGGAGCTATCGCACACAGCTAACAGGCAAACTACTTTAGAAACTTACGCTTTAGGTGATATTGATGAAGTTAATATGTATAGTTTTGTAAACGCTACGTACAAGAAAAACAGATGGACAATTAATCCTGGTTTGCGTTTAGATTATTTTAAAAACGACTATATAGATAAACTACAAGCTACATACACCAGTTTAAGTGAAGACAAGGTTTTTGTTAGTCCTAAGTTAAACTTTATTTATGCTGCTTCTCCTAGCGTGCAGTTATTTTTAAAATCGGGTATTGGTTTTCATTCTAATGACACACGCGTGGTTACTGCTAACAATGGTAAAGAGATATTACCTGCTGCTTATGGTAACGATTTGGGTGTTATTCTTAAACCATCATCTAAATTAGTTATTAATGCTGCTTTATGGAGCTTATTTTTAGAACAAGAATTTGTATATGTTGGTGATGCTGGAGTTGTAGAACCTAGTGGAAAAACACAACGTTATGGTGTAGATTTAGGTTTTAGATACAACATAAACCCTAATTTGTATTTGTATAGTGATGCAAACTACGCTTACGCCAGAAGCACAGAAGAAGCAGATGGTGAAGATTACATACCATTGGCTCCTTCATTAACCGCTGCTGGTGGTGTAACTTTTAAAAACTTAGGTAAGTTTTCTGGCGGATTAAATTACAGATACGTAAAAGACAGACCTGCTAATGAAGACAACTCTATTGTTGCAGACGGTTACTTTGTATCAGATTTTAATATTAGTTACAATACTAAAAACTGGACATACGGAGTTATTATAGAGAATTTGTTTGACACAGAGTGGAACGAGAGTCAGTTTGCTACAGAAACAAGGTTATTTAATGAAGATAATCCTATAGATGAAATTCATTTTACACCAGGTACTCCGTTCTTTTTAAAAGCTAAAGTTTCCGTAACTTTTTAA
- a CDS encoding 3D domain-containing protein, whose product MIRNFFFVLCCITLFSCANKSVEKKENPYVWKTLSVKATAYNSLAYQTSSTPTIAAWGDSLKPGDKYIAVSKDLLKLGLNRNTEVKLEGFSGTYLVKDKMHSKWRNRIDIYMGTDVKKAIEYGVKKINLQYKILKDSLKTP is encoded by the coding sequence ATGATTAGGAACTTTTTCTTTGTTTTATGCTGTATAACACTCTTTTCTTGTGCTAACAAAAGTGTAGAAAAGAAAGAAAACCCATATGTTTGGAAAACACTTAGCGTTAAAGCAACTGCATACAACTCTTTGGCATACCAAACCTCTTCTACCCCAACTATTGCTGCTTGGGGAGACAGTCTTAAACCCGGAGACAAATACATAGCTGTTTCTAAAGATCTTTTAAAATTAGGTTTAAACAGAAATACTGAAGTAAAACTAGAAGGGTTTAGCGGAACTTATTTGGTAAAAGATAAAATGCACTCTAAATGGCGTAACCGAATAGATATTTATATGGGAACAGATGTAAAAAAAGCTATAGAGTACGGTGTTAAAAAAATTAATTTACAGTACAAAATTCTTAAAGATAGCTTAAAAACACCTTAA
- the msrB gene encoding peptide-methionine (R)-S-oxide reductase MsrB, with product MLTWKNVIHFTVKGNLEPDFKVEKSDIEWKQLLTPEQYRITRKKGTEPAHSGALCSSFTNGQYNCVCCNTPLFNSSIKFKSNSGWPSFTQPIKENAIKYIKDTSFGMIRVEVLCNTCNAHLGHIFPDGPEPTGLRYCINSEALQLQKEKEKNNDE from the coding sequence ATGTTAACTTGGAAAAATGTAATTCACTTTACCGTTAAAGGCAATTTAGAGCCCGATTTTAAAGTTGAAAAGTCAGATATTGAGTGGAAACAATTGCTAACACCAGAACAATACAGAATTACACGTAAAAAAGGTACAGAGCCAGCGCATAGTGGTGCTTTGTGTAGTTCTTTTACAAACGGACAATACAATTGTGTTTGCTGTAACACACCTTTATTTAACTCTAGCATAAAATTTAAGTCCAATTCTGGCTGGCCTAGTTTTACACAGCCTATTAAGGAAAATGCTATTAAGTACATAAAAGATACAAGTTTTGGTATGATAAGGGTAGAAGTTTTATGTAATACATGTAACGCACATTTAGGACATATTTTTCCAGACGGACCAGAACCTACTGGCCTACGCTATTGTATAAATTCTGAAGCATTACAATTACAAAAAGAGAAAGAAAAGAATAATGATGAATAG